One window from the genome of Alkalihalobacillus sp. LMS6 encodes:
- a CDS encoding GNAT family N-acetyltransferase has protein sequence MDHPKKFIREAFSFDSKTLYLEGPLEPEALDALDYHEKLVSFRPAQAQKKALMEIAALPEGRINVIRDENQIVGYVTFVYPDPLERWSEGKMENLIELGAIEIAPEYRAKGLGKHLLRLSVKDPAMENYIIITTEYYWHWDLKGSGLDVWEYRKVMEKMMNAGGLIWFATDDPEISSHPANCLMARIGANIDQASMEQFDQLRFVNRFMY, from the coding sequence ATGGACCATCCAAAGAAATTTATAAGAGAAGCCTTTTCTTTTGATTCAAAAACCCTCTATTTAGAAGGCCCATTAGAACCAGAAGCCCTTGATGCTTTAGACTATCATGAGAAATTGGTTTCGTTTCGACCAGCTCAAGCACAAAAAAAAGCATTAATGGAAATCGCAGCACTTCCAGAAGGTCGCATTAACGTTATACGAGATGAGAATCAAATTGTAGGCTATGTGACGTTTGTTTACCCTGATCCTCTTGAACGTTGGTCAGAAGGGAAAATGGAAAATTTAATAGAATTAGGCGCAATTGAAATCGCACCAGAGTATCGCGCAAAAGGATTAGGAAAGCATTTATTGCGCTTGTCCGTAAAAGATCCAGCGATGGAAAACTATATTATTATTACAACAGAATACTACTGGCATTGGGATTTAAAAGGAAGCGGCCTTGATGTTTGGGAATACCGCAAAGTAATGGAGAAAATGATGAATGCAGGAGGCTTAATCTGGTTTGCTACTGATGATCCAGAAATTAGTTCTCACCCAGCTAACTGCTTAATGGCACGGATTGGCGCTAATATCGATCAAGCTTCTATGGAACAATTTGATCAACTGCGTTTTGTTAATCGCTTTATGTACTAA
- a CDS encoding acetoin utilization AcuB family protein, with translation MKLHLIMRQRVHTLSETDTIQDAIDLMAKQQIRHIPIVTHEMQVVGMLSDRDIRDCRPSILSPDFDETLFLKPITTIMATPVLTAHEDDDVQETAKLFYQHRIGCLPITKDERLTGIISESDILYSLTSLLGADRPTSVVEVCVQNHPGMLADVAAIFKSMKVNIISAVAYPSQKENYHMLSFRVQTIDPRNVISKLADNGYDVYGPSLPSMGGEAR, from the coding sequence ATGAAATTACACTTAATTATGCGACAACGTGTCCATACACTGTCTGAAACAGATACCATTCAAGATGCCATTGATTTAATGGCTAAGCAACAGATTCGCCATATACCAATCGTCACTCATGAGATGCAAGTGGTAGGCATGTTATCGGATCGAGATATTCGAGACTGTCGCCCTTCCATTTTGTCTCCTGACTTTGATGAGACACTATTTTTGAAACCGATTACAACAATTATGGCCACTCCTGTTTTAACCGCTCACGAAGACGATGATGTTCAAGAAACAGCCAAATTGTTTTACCAACATCGCATTGGCTGTTTGCCGATTACAAAAGATGAGCGCTTAACAGGGATTATTTCTGAATCGGATATTCTTTATAGCTTAACGTCATTACTCGGGGCAGATCGACCTACGTCCGTTGTTGAAGTTTGCGTTCAAAATCATCCTGGAATGCTAGCTGATGTTGCCGCGATTTTTAAATCTATGAAGGTAAATATCATTAGTGCTGTTGCTTACCCTAGTCAAAAAGAAAACTACCATATGCTTTCGTTTCGTGTACAGACGATTGACCCTCGTAATGTCATAAGCAAGTTAGCAGACAACGGGTATGATGTATACGGACCTTCTCTTCCCTCTATGGGAGGTGAGGCACGATGA
- a CDS encoding acetoin utilization protein AcuC codes for MTTDRAAFIYGADAYPYKFSETHPFHPLRLQLTHSLLEQMDALDNTTTISPKRATDDELALIHDPTFIEAVKEGGAGTLQNGKAETFGLGTEDTPVFPNMHEASSYLVGGTLAACDAVLRDGYQHAFHLGGGLHHGFRGRASGFCVYNDSSIAIEYMRQTYNARVLYIDTDAHHGDGVQWAFYEDPDVCTLSIHETGRYLFPGTGHVTEKGSGKGFGYSINIPLDAFTEDESFLHAYKESLREAVEFFRPDLILTQNGADAHYYDPLSHLHLSIDAFKEIPRMVHEIAHEYCEGRWVAIGGGGYDKWRVVPRAWSYIWLAMTEQLHLAEGDIPKSWLDQWQNQATEILPSTWSDPAFPTIPRRAEITEKNRLTVEKALYHIRREQNKQR; via the coding sequence ATGACAACAGATCGAGCGGCATTTATTTATGGAGCCGATGCGTATCCGTACAAGTTTAGTGAAACGCACCCATTCCACCCTCTACGATTGCAGCTTACGCATTCATTACTAGAACAAATGGATGCACTAGACAATACGACCACCATAAGTCCAAAACGAGCAACAGATGACGAGCTAGCGCTCATTCATGATCCAACATTTATTGAAGCGGTTAAAGAAGGCGGAGCAGGCACGCTTCAAAACGGAAAAGCAGAGACGTTCGGTTTAGGAACGGAAGATACACCTGTCTTTCCGAACATGCATGAAGCCTCTTCCTATTTAGTCGGCGGCACACTGGCTGCTTGTGATGCGGTCTTGCGAGATGGGTACCAACATGCCTTTCATTTAGGAGGCGGGTTACATCATGGCTTTCGAGGACGAGCTTCCGGATTTTGCGTGTATAACGATTCCTCTATCGCCATCGAATACATGCGCCAAACCTACAACGCACGTGTGCTTTACATTGACACAGACGCTCATCATGGCGATGGTGTGCAGTGGGCATTTTACGAGGATCCAGACGTCTGCACGTTAAGCATTCATGAAACAGGCCGTTATTTATTTCCTGGAACCGGACATGTAACGGAAAAAGGCTCTGGTAAAGGGTTTGGCTATTCGATTAACATTCCGCTAGACGCATTTACTGAAGATGAATCGTTTTTACATGCCTATAAAGAGTCATTACGAGAGGCTGTCGAATTTTTTCGGCCGGATCTTATTCTGACGCAAAATGGAGCCGATGCTCATTATTACGATCCACTCTCTCATCTTCACCTTTCGATTGATGCCTTTAAAGAAATCCCAAGAATGGTGCATGAAATCGCCCATGAATATTGTGAGGGGCGTTGGGTAGCAATTGGAGGAGGTGGCTATGACAAGTGGCGTGTTGTGCCTCGAGCATGGTCCTATATTTGGCTTGCGATGACGGAACAACTCCATCTTGCTGAAGGCGACATCCCTAAATCTTGGCTTGATCAATGGCAAAACCAAGCAACTGAAATTCTGCCATCTACTTGGTCTGATCCAGCATTTCCAACTATTCCACGCAGAGCAGAAATTACGGAAAAAAATCGTCTCACTGTGGAAAAAGCCCTTTACCACATTAGAAGAGAGCAGAATAAACAACGCTAA
- a CDS encoding PaaI family thioesterase: MGNEEEASIQSTLTRSKFFTSLGFELGDDSVERQLLLTVREDHLNLNGTIHGGVIATMHDNIAGMIVRFETNLNCVTVDLSIHYVKPAFQGEDLCATGTIINEGRKIVMVDSFIRTMDGALISRSTATLKVLYPSS; this comes from the coding sequence GTGGGAAACGAGGAGGAAGCGTCGATTCAATCGACTTTAACTAGAAGTAAGTTCTTTACATCGTTAGGATTTGAATTGGGAGATGATTCAGTAGAGCGACAGCTCCTGTTAACCGTTAGAGAAGACCATTTAAATTTGAATGGCACGATCCATGGTGGGGTCATTGCCACGATGCATGACAATATTGCGGGTATGATCGTTCGCTTTGAAACTAATTTGAATTGCGTAACGGTTGATCTCTCCATTCATTACGTAAAGCCGGCTTTTCAAGGGGAAGACTTATGTGCAACAGGTACCATCATTAATGAAGGCCGGAAAATCGTGATGGTCGATTCTTTTATTCGCACGATGGACGGAGCGTTGATCTCACGCTCAACGGCAACATTGAAAGTATTGTACCCATCCAGTTAA
- a CDS encoding SDR family oxidoreductase codes for MLDRLFNIDQKVAIITGGSTGLGLQIAETFARAGSIVILCSRKKEQCEEKAKWLCEKGYKAFGYGCDVTQLVQIESLLTNVIDQHGNVDILVNNSGATWGESVEKMPLDAWNKVMDVNVTGTFLMSQQVGKEMIRNGGGKIINVSSIAGMRAEPPEVLNAIGYSTSKAAILHFTKDLARKWAAHNIHVNAIAPGFFPSKMTRGVLEEKEALITANNPMKRLGDDETLIGVMLFLASAASDYITGQVIAVDGGSSL; via the coding sequence ATCAAAAAGTAGCAATCATTACGGGAGGAAGTACGGGTTTAGGACTTCAAATCGCAGAGACATTTGCTCGCGCTGGCAGTATCGTCATTCTTTGTTCAAGAAAAAAAGAACAGTGTGAAGAGAAGGCGAAGTGGCTATGTGAGAAAGGGTACAAAGCATTTGGATACGGGTGTGATGTGACGCAATTGGTTCAAATTGAGTCTCTTCTTACGAACGTTATCGATCAACACGGGAACGTGGATATTTTAGTTAATAATAGTGGCGCCACTTGGGGAGAATCGGTAGAAAAGATGCCGCTGGATGCATGGAATAAAGTAATGGATGTAAATGTAACTGGCACGTTTTTAATGAGTCAGCAGGTAGGAAAAGAAATGATTCGCAATGGTGGAGGCAAGATTATTAATGTTAGTTCAATCGCTGGCATGCGTGCAGAACCTCCAGAAGTGTTAAATGCGATTGGCTATAGTACAAGTAAAGCGGCAATCCTCCATTTCACAAAAGATTTAGCAAGAAAATGGGCAGCGCACAATATTCACGTAAATGCGATTGCACCGGGATTTTTTCCATCTAAAATGACAAGAGGGGTTTTGGAGGAAAAGGAAGCGTTGATTACAGCTAACAATCCGATGAAACGATTAGGCGATGATGAAACATTAATCGGGGTTATGTTATTTCTGGCGTCAGCAGCAAGTGATTATATTACAGGCCAGGTGATTGCGGTTGACGGAGGCAGTTCACTGTAG